The Plutella xylostella chromosome Z, ilPluXylo3.1, whole genome shotgun sequence region AGAAGCCCTTCTTTATTATCTTATTCGGGATCTTTCCCTTCAGATCCATGAAGTATTTCAGCATCTCATTGTTTGATTTGCCACTAAACATGATCTTTCCTGTGGACAGTTCGTAGACGGTGCACGCTGTCGACCACATGTCGATGCCATAGTCGTATGGGACTCCGAGGATGATCTCTGGAGCTCGGTAGAACCGCGAGACCAGATAGGGCGTGATGTCGTTGTCACCCACGTGACCCGCTGCGCCGAAGTCGCACAGTTTTAGTATTAACTTGCTCTCGTTTACTAGGATGTTGTCTGGCTTTATGTCTGGAAAAGGAATTGTAAATGAGAATAGGATCTATAGATTTATAGATTGGTATCTCGTCTGATAGGGATGGTATGGGAAAAGCATATTACGAGTCacagtgttgtggcgctccttggcgAAGCAAATGTTTAGTAGTTTGTCgataaagataaaaacaaTGTTTAGTAACTCACCCGCATGCAAAATTCCCGTCTTCTTCAGCAGCTTCAACGCCAGCAGAATCTGCTGCGTGTAACTGCGCACAGCTTTAATGTGTATCCCTGAATTCTTTCCATACTTCTTGAGAACCTCCCTCAGGTTCATAGACAGGGGTTCCATGACCATGCAGAGATGCCGCTTGTGGAAGAAGTGCCGGAACAGGCGGAGACAGTGGAACTTGTCTTCGGGGTCGGCTTCGTTCAGTCGCTTCAGGACTTCTAGCTCGCGTAGACCCGTCTTGTGCCTGCGGGGAGGAGGGTTTATGAGTAAGGGTGGTGGATTTGTAGGTGGAAGTCCAGGTGAGGCAAGCTATTTTGAGGTCAGATAACTCTTGGTCATTGTAGTTCTTTATGATTTATTCAAAATCTAAGTAGAGTTGTGGCGTTGCTTAGCCTATATTCAGCAGAGAACGAATACTGCCTGATGATGATCATACCAGATCTCTTACAGTATATTGGTATTAATTTGAGGAATAAGGTCCAGAAATGTGTATGTTGTATTACTACAAGTATGAAGGCCTCTCAGAAGAGCCTCAATTTCGTCATCTACCAAACGTCTCACTTGAATCTCCACCAACACCATTACCTCACTTCACAAGCCACTAAGATCTCCAAAAACACTTGACAATGCACTCACATGATCTCATTATTCCTTATAATCTTGACGGCCACGTCGGTATTATCCCTTGCCTGGTCTCTCGCCCGGATCACGTTGGAGAACACGCCCTGCCCCGTGTAGCCGTACACCGTGTAGCGGCTGTCCAGCGTCTCGCCGATGCGGACCCTGTTGCGAGGGGGAGTAatcattgttatttttatgaacaCTTTCATGTTTATATTCTCCTtagattatgaaaatatacGACCGAATTGGTGCTGAGCAGAAACAGTTATAATAAATGGcttattataatttgaaaaataacatatattatgaaaaatgAAGTCCACTATATTATGATATGAGTGTAAATCTTTTGAGACAAAGGGATTCTTCTTAGAACAACAAAAATATGCTAGACAGATAGCCAACAATGGCTGGATTACCAACGACAAGCATGATATAGAATTTTAAAATGCTATTGTATTAGTTAATagtgtgtacaataaagttacaAACCTGTAGTATCCTTCAGCGTCGTCCCAGTTGTCAGTGAGAGACGGGTTTTCGAGCTGGCCCTTCGCCCGTGGGACGCCCGTCGTCGGAGACTGAAAACAACACGCATGTTAGGTAGTAGAAAAAATGGAAGCAAGTAATCCTAAAGTACATCATTTACAAGTGGGCTTGTAAATGATGTAAACTTTAACTAAGTTCTTCGATAGCTACAGCTTTTCTAGAACATAGCAGAGGTTGTTTAATAGCTGAAAAATACACTTACATCATAACTATCAAAGTTGTCCTGTTCAGCAAACATGTCCCAGTCACCGGTCTTCCCCGACATTTCCTCTTTACCACTTTTCTCCTTTCCATCATTTGTCCCgtcatcatcttcatcatcatccttCACTTTGTCTTTGTGAGGTTTTTCGGACTTTTGAACATCTTTGGTTGCTTTCTGACCGTCTTTATCTTTAGTCTCCTTGATAAGGTCCGGGGTTTCATGGCCGGGGCTGTCAATGGCAATGACTTCTTTTTTCTCAGTCTGGGCTGGTTCTTCCGGCTTTGGCTCGGGTTCTTTTGTTTCCTCTGGGTTCTTGGCTGCACCAAGTCTCTGAAATTTTGTGGTAAGGTTAGGATCACATAAAGAAAGTATCTTTTAGGTCAGTTAAAGTTACTTTTAATAGCTGCAGCTGCAACCGCTGCTAACTATTAGCACCTCCACATTAGAGGActggtacagtcagcaaaagagatagGTATGCCACCAGTTAGGGCAAACAGTTCGATCTTGTGAGATTCAGAAGATAGAccaatcaaataatattttatcgatacgTTCAAACAATCTCTATAGGTTAAGAACTTTTCATGTTACATTTACATATCACCCGTCAGTTGGTCGTGAAATTAAAAGTATTTGCGCTGGGATGGCTGATGCCTAGCTGTATGACGAAAAAGTATGTTTCGGAGCAGCGCTGCTCGAGCCACGACcctctcgttgtattaaacgggCCGATGGCACGACAGCTATTGtccgttagtttttcgtcagtatagggTACTATAGAGTGCTATagagcagtgtttttcaacctttttcatgatgcgacccccctggtatcaaaaaatatttcgcgacccccttgacccttcgatttttttaacatttgaGTATGCTTAAGGGGGCcataaaaaaattttttttttttggctaCAATTTAAAATGTCCTAATGTAGGACCTTTTAAATGGTAGCACTATAtttaatactagctgttcccgcgcgcttcgcttcgccttaaaaagttttcccgtgggaattccgggataaaaagtagcctatgttctttcccagggtctagaacgtatgtataccaaatttcattcaaatccgttcagtagtttttgcgcgaaagagtaacagacagacagacagacagacagacacagttactttcgcatttataatattagttaggattaggattagttaggattagttaggatagttaggatttagGACTCCTAAAtttcgagaactcgtctacccctaCGTTTATCGGtacttcggcagatatgaccagcccacggccacttcagcttgcatattttgacagctatgtcggtaaccttagtcctctgacggataacctcatttctgatacgatccatcagagaaaccccaagcatagctctctccatagcacgctcagcgactttaaatcggtggaccagtcctaccgtcagtgtccacgtctctgcaccatacgtcatcactggcaggacgcactggttgaagacttttgcgttcaggctctgagggagaatatgtgacgaagtttcccgaatacagcccaacccagttggatgcgccttgcagcctccttgtcgaagttgcttctgcctagccgaatagtatGCCCGAGGTACACATATCCTTGCACAACTTctattgttgcctcaccaacggcgaccgactccggtttgatgtgagcattgtacatgactttcgtcttgtccaagttcataccgaggcctacacgtcgggaatagcatttaggccacttagctgagttcctgcagacattttgccataataacgatgtcgtccgcgaagcggcgGTGTGACATGTaagtactcgccatttatacatatgccatgtcctttccagtccaacgtcttaaagacatcttcgAATGCATTGGtaaacagtttcggagatatcatatccccctgtctcactccacgttgcagttggataggtcttgtcttgtggtcctgtatttggacagtcatagtaacggcattgtacagacatctcaacacctcaatatagcgccagtcgatttggcatctctgcaaggattccaaaactgcccaggtctcgatggagtcgaaggctttttcatagtccacaaaggctgattatactcttcggtcttctgtataatctgccttactgtgtggatgtggtctattcgaaacccagcctgctctgggggctgaaactcgtctaacttttaggcaagacggttcgtgataacatttatctgcaCTGATTGGAAGCAAACATGACCTATTAAAGCAAGAATCAACCAAAAAGTCTCctcttatttaataatttacagtGGAAGGCAAGAGGAAGTAAGAGTAGACTCGAGCTAATTGTATGTAGTAGGTTCTGTAGTATTTCTCGggaaaaatacagattttgGCCAGATTTAGTAGTTTGCTGTAAAAATGGATGGAGCAAATTGCTTATGAACGCTAAAtcgaataagaatataaaatagaatagaatactttttTGTTGCGAatattaattcaattaatgataaaatattaatttaattaattgtctTTATGGGGGTTTTTTTCACTAAAGTATCCAGTTTTTTCGACCtctggcgacccccctacagaagcttcgcgaccccccagggggtcgcgacccacaggttgaaaaacactgctaTAGAGTAACTCTCCTGTACCTTCATGAGCTGCTCGCGCTGCTGGCGCCGCCGCTCGATGATCTGCTGCTCCGTCTCTTCGTCGTCGTCCGAGTTGATGTCGATGTCCAGCTCCCCGTCCGACGAGCTCTCCACCACCTGCGCCACCTCGTTGGACGACGCGTGCTGCCGAGAAAGCGGTTTTtgttagaaagaaagaaaaactttatttgtcttagacagcaatattaatttacatgcaaagaaatataaatataggtaattaatctaatcaatctaaatatatataaatctaataataaaaaaaataatggttatagataataataaatataatgcgATTGCTGTCGTCGTCAAAATGGTGTCCACTCAGCTACTGCAGCGCCTTTGGTTGGTTTAAAGGACACTGCGCTGGTTTTCAGTGGAAGCCTTATAGTGACGCACTACGCGTAGgtctttgataaaaaaaataaaaaaccaagGAACTACGGGGGAAACAAAGTGATTAGTGCGCGAGCGACGACATTTAGGCGGAGCGCGTTCGCCCTGAAACCCACTTTCAGGCATGTTAATGAACAACGTACGCCTGCGGCCTAGCACGCTTTAAATTCACCTTCTTCAAATATGTTGTTGGGTCTCTTCATTATGTCATCGTATGAGGTCTCGGAGTCCATAGAGGTTAAATCATTCtatctattaaaaaacaaCATCCGTGGTGTAGTTTAAAGATCTAAGCATAGATACATACAGCAAGATGCGGGAAGCGGCTATAAATACTATGTAGTGAAGTTATAGTGATAGTAATACCTAGTCAGTCAACAATCAGGTTGTTGTTGATGTACAGGCTTACTGATTACCTGGTACTAAAGCATGACTCACCCGTCTCCTTCTATCACGGCTGCGAGACCGCGAGCGGCGGTCACGAGAGCGATCCCGCATCCGGTGGTACCGGTCCGGCGAGCGGTCCGGGCGCCGGTCGCGCCGCACCGGCGACTTGTCCCGGAAGTCGCGGCGCCGGTCCGGCGAGCGTCGGTCCCGCCGGACGGGCGACCGGTCCCGCCTGACCGGCGATCTCTCCCGCCTGCGATCCCTCTCTCGGTCCAACTCCATTTTCCGCCTGGCTCTCTCCTTCCTCTCTTCTTCTTGACGTCGATCCATCTCTTTCCTGCTCTCTCTGTTGATGATGTTGCGCAGGTCCTCGTCGTTCCGCCGCTGCTTCTCTCGCCGCCGCTCGCGCTCCCGGTCCAGTGAACGGTCTTTGCTGCGGTCTTTACTGGAGTGCTTCGATTTGCGCTCGTCTTTTTTGCTCTTCTTTGAGTGCGGTGACTTATCTTTGATGCAGATCACTTCAGAGGCCTCCTTGGCTGGCTCCCCCTCGTCTGAGTAGTAGGCCCCGAGGCGCGCCTGCAGCAGCTCCTTCTGCTTCATCAGCTCTTCGAGGTTCAGGTCGTCCTCGATCAGCCCCAGCTCGGGACTTGCACAGTCTTCTTGGTAGTTTTCTGTCTCAGAGTCTGATGATACTATTTCTAAAGGCTGTGCTGGCTCTTTCTCTTTAGATTTGCTTTTGGGGCGGGTGGTGCTGTTAGTTTTTTCAGCATAGGATTCCCCATTCTTCTGTTTCTTGGACTTGTGTGACTCTGTCTGGGCGGGGGCCCTCTTGTGAGGACGGGCTCGCTTCAGCAGCTCTTCCACATCAGATAGTGAAGTCTCACTGTCTGGTGAAGGTGActtccttttttctttcttggACTTTTTCCTCTTCTTGCTGCTGTCAGCATCACCAGATTCCTTTTTGCGCTTCTTATGCTTTTTggccttcttcttcttctttttatcATCGTCACTTTTGTAATCATCTTTGATAGATTTCTCTGATTTAGTTTGCTCTCTATAAAGAAagttttacatttattaaaaataaatatacttagaaCAATATTATCCTTTGTTCAAATacttctattatattctctgttCGGATGTAAGCACCTGTACCTGtgtacctggctctctcaaatggaacctttgtgcatattccCAAGGTGTTAACTGCCTTCCTAAAATTGGACCGTTTCCCACGCTCgtccactgcggattggtAGGTTCaaatatctagatgtgctaaatctagatatgcaggtttcacTGTAAGTGCCatagtatacattgtacttaattcGAACctgcatctctggcgtgagaagcgggtgcttacccgactgagctaccaccactCTTAATACACAATTCTTACAAACAGAATGagctagcacatctagatatgtgaacccaccaacccgcagtggaccagcgtggtgggaaatggtccaaccttaggaaggcagtttagacctaggggatatgcacaaaggttccattcgagagagccaggtgcaggtacctacACCCCCAAAGAGAATAGAACAAACAGAACAAAACTTTGACTTACTCTGAATCCATTGCTTAGTTGTATCAGAACACCAACCAGGTAATATTAAGATAACTGTAAAGGCGAAAAACATAGATAAGTGTGGATGCTCAAGTGGTGTATGTTCAGCTGCTTAAAGGAAGGTCTGAGTAAAGAAACAACTCTACAACATGATATACCTACCCAGTGTCTTACATTTCAGAATCATTACTTTTAGTAGCTCCATTTACAGAGGATTTAGAATTATGACTTTAGTTATCTGAGCAGAAGACTTATGGAGCAAATTTTTGGTGAAAAGAGCCTGTACAATGTCAATTCATGCCATGTTACACCTCTTGTCTTGCCTCAATCATCAGTAAATATGTAGGTTATGTTTGTGTTATCTATGAGGACACTAAACTAAGAGCACAGTTAAGTGTTGTAAGTACATTGCTAATTTGATAAAAGCATCACCATAAACAAGTACTTGTACATCAAAATGGTATAATATTGAGGTGATGGTGTGCACCAGCATAATtattcaatgtatttatttatgcaaatgcTAAGTCCTCCTCCTTCCTTCTCCTAATAGGAAATTGCTGTGCCCTCCCGGGTCCATAATGATtgcttgtttattatttaacaccTTATGTAAATAACTCTAATTATGGAATGCAATAAAGATTTCATtgaattcaatattataaaatggaaatcacataaaatataaaaatgcttTTGGTGATCAAAGAGGTTATCTTTATGAaatgtaacaataaatatCTGTTTGATAAGTTACATTcccaattataatttttattatttgatgtaattatattctatttataGTGTACATAGcagtgtttaaaataaataagatccAGAACAATACCTTGATTTCGTGGTAAACAATATTCGGTACTGGTAGTCGCCTCAGTTGTAttcatataataattataatattattacataaatcGTTTTATGGACATTAAATAAACACGTCTTATTGATTTCATAGCTTTAAATCACTAGGCCAATTCATTGTAATGGAAAAAATACGGATAAATCAAAAGCCAACCAAACTaaattacagaaaaaaaaccaAGACGAAAGTGACAGCAAGCAAAGCAACCAAAGAGAATATGTCATCATAGTCATAGACAAGACCAAAAATATTCCGTCATGAGTGAGGAAAAATCGATGCCGCGTTGTTCTGTCGGAAAAGAGTGTGGCTGGTGCTTAGGCTGGTGATTTATACTTTGTACCTTCCATGCTGGCCGCATAGACGATtgaaagtatttattattttaatagactACGTTATTTTTACACACGTTCTAAACAGGGTagcactgtttttttttattacaaaataaggACTCAAgtgtaataaaatagtaaaaaccGACCAAGAGCGTGTCGGACACGCACATGTAAGGGATCCGTAGCCATACGATCGGCCGACCGTTTGGCCCAAAAAAATCCATACATTACCATTTATTTAGGGCAACTGTACGTCATAAGTTGGTCGGGTAGTATAAAAATGACTATATATGATACAAAGTCAGTTATAGTTTTCATTGAATGTACTTACTTGGAGGTATACAGcatacattatttacttaatagtATTTCAAAAGTTTAGAGGGGGGGGCACTCTAATTTTAACTTTCTATTAATATATCTCGAGTCTGGGGGGTTTGATCCACATGTTTGCAGgcatttttattgtatttaaagaTACCTTTTTAACAATAAGTACCACACACAATGGGGTAACTAAGTCGTTTTTTTCCGAATCAATTGACCATGATAACAAGCGactgaaattaatatttttttacctttgGATAGGTTGGCCACTCATTATCGCATCGCAGCAAAATATTTGACAATAGTCAAAAtatccttttgaggtacggaaccctaaaaataatcattttttaataattttaaaataaatttttttgATTATCAGTAAGTATATATCTCTCCACCTATTTTCATGGCAATCGATGCAAAACGGTCCACGACAGACGGGCAGATAGATATGACGAAACTATACCTAAGGGTTCCTAGCagactacggaaccctaaaaagataaaagtaaaaaagtcTATTGTCAAATCCTAATccaaatcctaactaatcctaactaatattataaatgcgaaagtaactgtgtctgtctgtctgtctgtctgttactctttcacgccaaaactactgaacggatttgaatgaaatttggtacacatacggtctagaccctgggaaagaacataggctactttttattccggaatccccacgggaaaactttttaaggcgaagcgaagcgcgcgggaacagctagtttgtTATATGTGTTCTGTTTGCAAATTACACACAAGGCGAACCAGTATCGGGGAACTTGAACTTACGATAATATCTAATGtttctttaaacaaaatattttaaaatcgaaataataaaaacacaaacaaaacgttcagtttaaatattttttgagcCCCGTATCTTTAATTAATTCAATGGTTTCATTAAACCGGCAGTAAATCAGAAAAGACAGAACATCACTCAAAGCGATTTCACCCAaccaaacttatttttaatgaacttagaactttgtatatatatatagttaaCAATTTAATAAGTACTCTATATCATTAAATTCCTTTCTGTTATACCTATGAAATTACTGCCTACCTGTCTAGGAGGATAGGTGACAGTGACATCCTAATAttttacctacataactaCCAATACAATGCATAGTTATTCATAATTCTGCTccgaaagtacctatttaattttgtaaccGAAACAATCCGAAACTCATATTGTGTGAGTGACAGCCTAAAATTGATATGTCGAAAGCAAACATTCACATCACATCGGGGGAACATAAATCAATGGAGGGTCGTCGGGCTATTGCTAGCCTTTGTTCCCATCGAGTCACACAACGAACCTGTCACACTGTATACAGTTGGGAATTCTTCACAAAAAGTGTCCCATCTAGTCACAGTGTTACTCGATGGGAGtgttactcgttgggaatGCTTTATTTCTGAATTCCAAACCAGCCTCTGTGACTGGATGGGAAAATGAACTAAAAAATTCCCAACTGTTCACACGTTACTCGTTAGGATTTGTTCAGTGATAGATGCCCAACCAGTGATACTGATACTtattggtatttattttaacgaaaatttatattttcgttAGTTGGAAAAGTTTTCGATgcaagtaggtagttataaaaaaagaaatattccGAATAATCAAATATATGTCGCAAGAGTATAGTGCGTATGTAGGTACTGCACTGGCTTCGAAATAATATGTACTATCGAACAAAAAAGTAAGTTgccaattttaaaacaaatcccTTGCAATCCCAAATTTCCCTTTGCCTGTCTTTTTTTTAACCAACaccattatttaaaatttattcctttgtattatttattgctttcgGACTTTCGCACCTTTAAGACAATGCAATGTTGTTTTGTGTTTGCACATGTGGTGGCAATAGAGACAGTAACTTTTGGTCAACTTGTACCCCATTGGTCAAAAGCGAGTTATTGATAGCTGATGCCTGCAAAGGAAAATGATCCTTAAGGGGGAGCTCACTTTTTTGTTCGATAGTACCTACAGTTAGTTGTGATTATGAATATCTTTAGAAATTATAttcattttatgaaattcggTAATTTATCTTTACACGGTGACGACGGACGGAAGGCGATGTGTTACAGTGACTGGTTGGGAATTTTCAATTTCATAATCCCAACCAGTAACAGTGTTACAGTTGTATGTGACACGTTGGGAATGAAGGAAAAAGGTGTTTCAACGAGTAACAGAGTGTGGACTGATGGGaatttttaacataaaattcctaaCGAGTAACAGTGTGACTGGTTGAGGTGTGACTGGCTGGGAACAAAGGATTGCTAGGCAACCTGGCCCAGGTATTCCGGTGAATCTGAGTTATAGCTACATTGATTATGTCGCACGCGatgctgtgattggtggatgCAACCCCCGGGCCGCCAGACCGGGAGCTGCTCATTGCATAGGTGGCGTCCTTTGCTGGCGATCGTACGATGCGTTTTTGTCGTGCAATAACTTCAACCATATGAAAATGTCGTTTCGCTCGCATGACATTTTTACCTTATTTCATCCTTACATATTTGAATTTCTTCCACAAGGAAAATGTATCGTTgctttattatacttaataagaaAAAAGGCAATTTTTTACGGTGGtaaaacttaatattttatgagatGAACTTGAAATTTGGTAAGTAGTTACTCAACTTACCTTCCTAtacgtcatcatcagccagttTTTGCGCTTTTCAGGAGAGAGTTATTTACTTGATTTTGCAAACTTCAATGGCCTTATACGTAGACAATAGTTatcacaataatttattttagagATTCTATAACAAGTTCATAACGCGTAGTTACAGCTCCTGGTCTAGGAAAGCTCGCCTGCAGTACCTACCTGCGCGACGCCCGGGCGGCCGGGCTAGGTCTAGACTACTCTGGGCTAGGTCTCTCTGAGGGCTAGACCGTTCGCGGGGGCTGCACGTCGGCGCATCCTTGCGAACTGCGCAGCTCGCGCGCCAACtgcgtaggtaggtatttaccgAGAGAATCAATCAGCCATTGCTGTGTAACTTTATTAACTGCTGTAGTTTGGTATATTACTTTTTCGATTCATTTGTAAGGTTGAGTGCATATTACCGGGAGCTTTGATGTTCTAGAACCATGGATGACGCCATGGATCTTTCGGAGAAAGCCGGGGTTCGTCCCACACCTGTTGAGAAGGAGGAAGCTGGCGCCAGTGTaagtgaaaaatattattgtttttttctattgattaggtaactattttttatttcctcAATCAAAATGATGAAAAAAAATCTGTTCTTAGCGTGTATTTagggaaaaataataattaattatattcgaTATTGCTTGACTATTTGCGACCTCTAGTAATCTCTCTCCCTGTCTCTACCTGAATAAGTATTTATCGGAACATAGTTGTCAGATATAACTAACTGAACAACCGTTTGCGTAAAAAATACAAGATATATTAAGGACCTATGTTATTAATTAGCATTGCCTAATATTTGTTTCAGTGTTCTGCGCAGCTTGGGGAGGCGATGGCGGTGGATGTAGAGTGCGTGTCGCCCGACGTGTTACTCATGGTTGAGTGAGTAATTATTTCTCTTTTAATGGAACGGCATAATAATACCACAAGTTAGATTTATCTTCCAAAATCATCATAATTTTTAGCCTGCACCACAGTTTTTAATAATCCTAAATTCACCAATTTGTCCGTTTcaagaattttaaatattattttaaatataactcactcatacttacctaataaaacctaaatagcATATTTAGTAGATctattaatgattatgatgtttaattgtttattaatactaagtaggtacataatttgtCGCACACACATCATAGTCTCATCCTCATCTGCTACGACGCCGTAGcagttttatttaactacGCCCTTTCGGAGCATGCTCGCATACATTTGCTAGGCTAGCCAGTCACTAATAGTTACAGCATTTCTAGATCTGTTTTTCTAAATATCGTGACACAGTTACCTACACGTAAAAACCCGGTCAAGTGagagttggactcgcgcactgagggttccgtacaaaGATAAGCTCActcaaaaaacaaacttaactTTGCagttgaaattatattttgccaTAAATCGATATACGTCATGGTCAATTCTGCAACAATATTGACTATTACTCGTAAACTTGTAAagtctacttacctacctGAGATAGTTTTCGTTTTAATTTCGTCCTATGTACTGAATCTgtgagtttttttatattttgtggaCCAACCATTTAGCCAGCAGAGGGGAGGGGGGGGATACTTGGGGCTAATATT contains the following coding sequences:
- the LOC125491228 gene encoding serine/threonine-protein kinase PRP4 homolog → MDSEEQTKSEKSIKDDYKSDDDKKKKKKAKKHKKRKKESGDADSSKKRKKSKKEKRKSPSPDSETSLSDVEELLKRARPHKRAPAQTESHKSKKQKNGESYAEKTNSTTRPKSKSKEKEPAQPLEIVSSDSETENYQEDCASPELGLIEDDLNLEELMKQKELLQARLGAYYSDEGEPAKEASEVICIKDKSPHSKKSKKDERKSKHSSKDRSKDRSLDRERERRREKQRRNDEDLRNIINRESRKEMDRRQEEERKERARRKMELDRERDRRRERSPVRRDRSPVRRDRRSPDRRRDFRDKSPVRRDRRPDRSPDRYHRMRDRSRDRRSRSRSRDRRRRHASSNEVAQVVESSSDGELDIDINSDDDEETEQQIIERRRQQREQLMKRLGAAKNPEETKEPEPKPEEPAQTEKKEVIAIDSPGHETPDLIKETKDKDGQKATKDVQKSEKPHKDKVKDDDEDDDGTNDGKEKSGKEEMSGKTGDWDMFAEQDNFDSYDSPTTGVPRAKGQLENPSLTDNWDDAEGYYRVRIGETLDSRYTVYGYTGQGVFSNVIRARDQARDNTDVAVKIIRNNEIMHKTGLRELEVLKRLNEADPEDKFHCLRLFRHFFHKRHLCMVMEPLSMNLREVLKKYGKNSGIHIKAVRSYTQQILLALKLLKKTGILHADIKPDNILVNESKLILKLCDFGAAGHVGDNDITPYLVSRFYRAPEIILGVPYDYGIDMWSTACTVYELSTGKIMFSGKSNNEMLKYFMDLKGKIPNKIIKKGFFKEQHFDQNCNFLYHDVDIVTEREKVVVMSSIKPVRDLQAELSPPHHRIPPAEAKKLAQLKDLIERMLTLDPAKRASVNHCLTHPFIQEKIV